In Macadamia integrifolia cultivar HAES 741 unplaced genomic scaffold, SCU_Mint_v3 scaffold_227A, whole genome shotgun sequence, one genomic interval encodes:
- the LOC122071441 gene encoding leucine-rich repeat receptor-like tyrosine-protein kinase PXC3, protein MAFLCWLSLYLVGFLYRTHLAAAQQDDRSTMLALKNELQVPGWGSNVSDYCSWKGIQCSSNLLMVEKLDLSHQELRGNVTLASELKALKWLDLSFNNFQGPIPPALGNLSQLEFLDLSWNKFQSSIPPELGQIKNLKSLNLSYNLLTGRIPDELQSLESLQNFLISVNGLIGSIPYWVGNLSNLRVFSAYENVLVGQIPDNLGSASDLQQLNLHSNQLEGPIPKSIFASGKLEVLIVTMNKLTGNLSESVGNCKGLSNIRIGHNMLTGSIPKTIGNISSLAYFEADKNNLYGEIVAEFSRCSNLTLLNLASNGFTGIIPPELGELMNLQELIVFGNSLFGEIPKSIIRCRNLNKLDLSNNRFNGTIPEDLCNAPRLQFVLLSQNSISGEIPHAIGNCAKLLLLQMGSNNLTGTIPPEIGWIMNLQIGLNLSFNHLHGPLPSELGKLDKLVSLDVSNNQLSGSIPSALKGMMSLIEVNFSNNLFSDQIPMFGPFQKSPKSSFVGNQGLCGEPLTSSCESSLGPDNGGYHHKVSYKTILTVIGSGLAVFISVTVVVILFMMREKQEKAAKDAEIAEDGATNPPVITAGNVFVENLRQEIDFDAVVKATLKQSNKLTIGTFSMVYKAVMPSGMILSVKRLNSMDRTVVHHQSKMIRELERLGKLYHDNLMRPIGFIIYEDVVLLLHDYLPNGTLAQFLHDSSGKIEYEPDWPKRLSIAIGVAEGLAFLHHVATIHLDISSSNILLDANSKPLVGEIEISKLLDPSRGTASISAVAGSFGYIPPEYAYTMQVTAPGNVYSYGVVLLEILTTRLPVDEAFGEGVDLVKWVHGAPARGETPEQILDARLSTVSFAWRREMLAVLKVALLCTDSTPAKRPKMKKVVEMLQEIKRS, encoded by the exons ATGGCTTTCCTCTGCTGGTTATCTCTTTATCTGGTAGGCTTTCTGTACAGAACCCATTTGGCTGCTGCTCAACAAGATGATCGATCGACAATGTTGGCTCTCAAGAATGAGCTTCAAGTGCCTGGTTGGGGTTCCAATGTTTCTGATTACTGCTCTTGGAAGGGCATACAATGCAGCTCCAACCTGTTAATGGTAGAAAAGCTTGACCTTTCTCACCAAGAGCTCCGAGGTAATGTAACTTTAGCCTCTGAGCTCAAAGCATTAAAGTGGCTTGACCTTTCTTTCAATAACTTTCAAGGGCCTATCCCTCCAGCTTTGGGGAATCTATCACAGCTAGAGTTTCTTGATTTATCTTGGAATAAGTTCCAGAGCTCCATTCCTCCAGAGTTGGGTCAAATTAAAAACCTCAAGTCTTTAAACCTCTCTTATAATTTGCTTACCGGAAGAATACCTGATGAACTTCAGAGTCTAGAAAGTTTACAgaattttctaatttctgtgAATGGATTGATTGGGTCTATTCCTTATTGGGTGGGAAATTTATCGAATCTGAGAGTGTTCTCTGCCTATGAGAATGTATTAGTTGGTCAAATTCCTGATAATTTAGGCTCTGCTTCTGACCTTCAGCAGTTGAACCTTCACTCAAACCAACTTGAAGGACCTATACCAAAGAGCATTTTTGCTTCAGGAAAGCTGGAGGTTTTGATTGTTACCATGAACAAGTTGACTGGGAATCTTTCTGAATCGGTCGGGAACTGTAAAGGCCTATCAAATATCCGTATTGGACACAACATGCTTACAGGAAGCATTCCTAAAACCATTGGCAATATCAGTAGCCTTGCATACTTTGAAGCAGATAAAAACAACCTGTATGGCGAGATTGTAGCAGAGTTCTCGCGATGTTCTAACCTCACCCTTCTGAATCTAGCATCTAATGGGTTTACTGGAATAATTCCTCCAGAGCTTGGAGAGCTTATGAACCTTCAGGAATTGATTGTTTTTGGCAACAGTCTCTTTGGAGAAATTCCAAAATCCATTATTAGGTGTAGGAACCTTAACAAACTTGATCTAAGCAACAACAGATTCAATGGCACCATACCTGAAGACCTCTGCAATGCACCTAGATTGCAATTCGTGCTCCTGAGTCAGAATTCAATAAGCGGTGAGATACCTCATGCTATTGGAAATTGTGCAAAACTGCTTCTGTTGCAAATGGGCAGTAACAATCTGACTGGCACTATCCCTCCTGAGATCGGTTGGATCATGAATTTGCAGATAGGGCTCAATCTGAGCTTCAATCATCTTCATGGACCATTACCCTCTGAACTAGGGAAACTTGACAAGTTGGTTTCATTGGATGTCTCTAACAATCAACTTTCTGGGAGCATCCCATCTGCACTCAAAGGCATGATGAGCTTGATAGAGGTGAATTTTTCCAATAATCTGTTCAGTGATCAAATACCCATGTTTGGGCCATTCCAGAAGAGCCCCAAATCAAGCTTTGTAGGAAATCAAGGACTCTGTGGTGAACCACTGACCTCTTCCTGTGAAAGTTCTTTAGGTCCTGACAATGGGGGTTACCATCACAAAGTTTCATACAAGACCATATTGACTGTTATTGGTTCTGGTTTGGCAGTTTTCATATCAGTAACAGTCGTCGTTATTTTGTTTATGATGAGGGAGAAGCAAGAGAAAGCAGCCAAGGATGCAGAAATTGCAGAAGATGGAGCTACTAATCCACCAGTGATAACAGCAGGAAATGTCTTTGTTGAGAATCTCAGGCAGGAAATAGATTTTGATGCTGTTGTAAAAGCAACGTTGAAACAGTCCAATAAGCTTACAATTGGGACTTTCAGCATGGTTTACAAGGCCGTTATGCCTTCTGGTATGATTCTATCAGTGAAGAGACTAAACTCCATGGATAGAACAGTAGTTCATCACCAAAGCAAGATGATTAGAGAACTCGAAAGGCTGGGGAAACTCTACCATGATAATTTGATGAGGCCCATTGGTTTTATAATCTATGAAGATGTTGTTCTCTTGCTACATGATTATTTACCAAATGGAACGTTGGCTCAGTTTCTTCACGACTCCTCTGGGAAGATTGAATATGAACCAGATTGGCCTAAAAGGCTCTCCATTGCCATCGGAGTAGCAGAAGGGTTAGCTTTCCTTCATCATGTGGCTACTATCCATCTTGATATCTCCTCTAGTAACATACTTTTAGATGCCAATTCAAAGCCTTTGGTTGGGGAGATTGAGATATCAAAGCTCCTGGATCCATCAAGGGGCACTGCAAGTATCAGCGCAGTGGCCGGTTCATTTGGCTACATTCCTCCAG AATATGCATATACAATGCAAGTCACTGCACCAGGAAACGTTTATAGCTATGGGGTTGTGCTACTTGAGATCCTTACAACCCGATTACCAGTTGACGAGGCCTTTGGTGAAGGGGTTGATCTGGTGAAATGGGTTCATGGAGCTCCTGCAAGAGGTGAGACCCCAGAGCAGATACTTGATGCAAGGCTTAGCACAGTCTCCTTTGCATGGAGGAGGGAAATGCTTGCAGTTCTGAAGGTCGCCTTGCTCTGCACTGACAGCACACCAGCTAAACGGCCCAAAATGAAGAAGGTGGTGGAGATGTTGCAAGAAATAAAGCGAAGCTGA
- the LOC122071433 gene encoding probable disease resistance RPP8-like protein 4, translated as MSASAIIPLIMKLGSLLNDEANYLSQVKPEVESLHNELNLMTASLKDADAIHHKSERAKEWVRQLRELAFEVEDAIDVFVYEVMQRWQGGVVRKITKFPKLVIKAHQLRVKIQDINGKIKKLKDDRTNYDIKPLEETQTSTQTHQLEASSSAQNFRPMDVVGLQREVEEVAKLLMKEPLGQFGVVSITGMGGLGKTTLAQKVYNRDDVKKHFVCQACVRISKEYRMKDVLYNIIKQVMVLREEEKEALASKDVEFLVDRLSTFLKEKKNYLFLLDDVWTKEAWDTLKGNLPAPSNHQQCRVLLTTRDEGVARHADPIAPPYNLKLFDEKKSLKLFSKVFFQLPNEADAESRLNRLNKEMKDLAMDIVKKCNGLPLAIVVLGRLLSEKRLATAAEWKKVLDSVNWHLDSKDCQEVLRLSYTELPPHLKSCFLYFGVFPEDTEIESDRLIRLWVAEGFLERRGSLTMEDVAGECLEELMQRNLIQVAKWKSNGVPESFIIHDLLLNLAISEAKEGKFLNISTPQMSLNRYRRVALRDKGSEDYMTEASHHSSSSSSSKSLLCYTEMPPSLYGQFKLLNVLDLEDAPGIKNLPKEIGKLFLLKYLSLRGTRLKTLPPWVGNLYNLQTLNLFGTRIDDDLPIEILKLDKLRHLLCLSRIPKWRSDDSITKRAIRICRPSPPPRHLGDISHLQTLWLRTGDWIEDGLEKLIDLRNLRIDGKEGHMEKFKEKLSQALVKLERLEVLFLIELGEGEIAFPSFSNNKYLYDLYICGHVGKLPDSHNFPPSLTRLRLASTRLQEDMIPILEKLPKLRELTLDKQPYDGVVMKCSAGGFPKLEDLTLHDFHSLMDWVVEEEAMLNLRKLEINELYGLKSIPNGLSHITTLQELTLVMPKQFLERVKEGGKDWEKIKHVPSIRTREEEIPEEILQQFPQYGRQWVDVYKGDNPS; from the coding sequence atgtCTGCAAGTGCGATCATTCCTCTGATAATGAAATTAGGCTCCCTACTAAATGATGAAGCCAATTATCTTTCACAAGTGAAGCCAGAAGTGGAATCACTCCACAATGAACTCAACCTAATGACTGCCTCTTTGAAGGATGCTGATGCAATACACCACAAAAGCGAGCGGGCGAAGGAGTGGGTGAGACAACTCAGAGAGTTGGCCTTCGAGGTAGAAGATGCCATCGACGTCTTTGTATATGAAGTGATGCAGAGATGGCAAGGCGGTGTGGTTCGAAAGATCACCAAGTTTCCAAAACTTGTTATTAAGGCTCACCAGCTAAGAGTGAAGATCCAAGACATCAATGGAAAGATCAAGAAGCTAAAAGATGATAGAACGAATTATGATATTAAGCCACTAGAGGAGACTCAAACATCTACTCAGACACATCAACTTGAAGCTTCTTCAAGTGCCCAAAACTTTCGGCCTATGGATGTCGTGGGGTTACAAAGAGAAGTAGAGGAAGTAGCGAAGTTGCTGATGAAGGAGCCCCTTGGACAGTTTGGTGTTGTCTCAATTACAGGCATGGGTGGATTAGGAAAAACCACCTTGGCTCAAAAAGTCTACAACAGAGATGATGTGAAAAAACACTTTGTTTGTCAAGCTTGTGTCCGTATATCAAAAGAATACAGAATGAAAGATGTTCTGTACAACATCATAAAACAAGTTATGGTGctcagagaagaagagaaagaggcaTTGGCATCAAAGGATGTTGAATTTTTGGTGGATAGGCTGTCTACTTTtctcaaagagaagaagaattatCTATTCCTATTGGACGATGTATGGACGAAAGAAGCTTGGGATACACTAAAAGGCAACCTCCCAGCTCCAAGCAACCATCAACAATGCAGAGTATTACTGACAACTCGTGATGAAGGTGTAGCTCGGCATGCCGACCCAATTGCTCCTCCATACAATCTTAAACTTTTTGATGAAAAGAAGAGTTTAAAACTTTTCTCAAAGGTGTTCTTCCAATTGCCAAATGAGGCAGATGCAGAATCACGTCTCAACCGTCTCAACAAGGAGATGAAAGATCTGGCGATGGATATCGTCAAGAAATGTAATGGATTACCACTAGCTATTGTAGTATTGGGACGCCTTTTATCGGAAAAAAGGCTGGCTACTGCTGCTGAATGGAAGAAAGTGCTTGACAGTGTGAACTGGCATCTAGACTCGAAAGACTGTCAAGAAGTATTACGTTTGAGTTATACCGAATTACCTCCTCACTTGAAgtcttgttttctttattttggagtTTTCCCAGAAGATACTGAGATTGAGAGTGACAGATTGATCCGGCTATGGGTCGCTGAGGGATTTCTAGAACGAAGAGGGAGTTTAACAATGGAAGATGTGGCTGGAGAGTGCCTTGAGGAGTTGATGCAGAGGAACTTGATCCAAGTTGCCAAGTGGAAATCGAACGGGGTACCTGAATCGTTTATTATTCATGATCTCCTCTTGAACTTGGCAATATCAGAAGCCAAAGAAGGTAAATTTCTTAACATCTCCACTCCTCAGATGTCCTTGAATCGTTATCGTCGTGTAGCCCTCCGTGATAAGGGTAGTGAAGATTATATGACCGAGGCTTCCCACCATTCCTCCTCGAGTAGTTCTTCAAAGTCATTGCTTTGCTACACTGAAATGCCCCCTTCTCTTTATGGACAGTTCAAACTACTTAATGTATTGGATCTAGAAGATGCCCCAGGTATTAAAAACTTACCCAAGGAAATAGGAAAGCTCTTTCTCCTCAAGTACTTGAGCCTACGTGGAACCCGCTTGAAAACTCTTCCACCTTGGGTTGGCAACTTGTACAACTTGCAGACTCTCAATTTGTTTGGTACTAGGATTGACGATGATTTACCCATTGAAATATTAAAGTTGGACAAATTAAGGCATCTTCTATGCTTGAGTAGAATCCCGAAGTGGAGATCTGATGATTCCATTACTAAGAGGGCTATTCGGATTTGTCgtccttctcctcctcccaGACACCTTGGAGATATAAGTCATCTCCAAACACTATGGCTTCGAACAGGCGATTGGATCGAGGATGGCCTTGAAAAGTTGATTGATCTAAGGAACTTGAGAATAGATGGAAAAGAAGGACACATGGAGAAATTCAAAGAGAAATTGTCCCAAGCCCTTGTAAAATTGGAGCGCCTTGAGGTTCTATTCTTGATAGAATTAGGGGAGGGCGAAATAGCTTTCCCTTCATTTTCGAACAATAAGTATCTCTATGATCTCTACATTTGCGGACACGTAGGGAAGTTACCTGACTCCCACAACTTCCCACCGAGTCTCACAAGGTTGCGATTGGCTAGCACACGTCTACAAGAAGACATGATACCGATACTGGAGAAGCTGCCCAAATTAAGGGAACTCACATTGGATAAGCAACCATACGATGGAGTAGTAATGAAATGCTCTGCAGGAGGGTTTCCTAAACTTGAGGATTTGACTCTCCATGATTTTCACAGCCTAATGGATTGGGTAGTGGAGGAAGAAGCAATGCTTAATCTGaggaaattagaaattaatgaGCTTTATGGGTTAAAATCCATCCCCAATGGGCTGAGTCACATCACAACACTACAGGAACTTACATTGGTTATGCCAAAACAGTTTCTTGAGAGGGTTAAAGAAGGTGGAAAAGATTGGGAGAAGATCAAACATGTACCTTCCATCAGaacaagggaagaagaaattcCAGAAGAGATATTGCAACAGTTTCCTCAATATGGACGCCAATGGGTTGATGTCTACAAGGGAGATAATCCCTCATGA
- the LOC122071434 gene encoding putative disease resistance protein At1g50180: MAETAVLPLAQKLGALSTDEAKYLSQLKPEVESLYTQLHMMKASLKDADAILYKSERAKEWVKQLRELAFQAEDAIDMFVYKVAAQNQPDNIVQKIIKFLKLLIDSHQLRVNIEDIKGKLKRLFDERTSFDIKALGLFDIKPPPLVSTQAHQPEPIGIVGFDTEAEELANLLMEKEPLKPFGVVSITGMGGLGKSTLARKVFNRDDVKRYLYKYHKESCSTELFLYKVITPEKKKKKMMVALCEKSQLIMIQTRNDFNLWFAIFSSHEEMLEP; encoded by the exons atGGCAGAGACTGCGGTCCTTCCTCTAGCACAGAAACTAGGTGCTCTATCAACCGATGAAGCAAAGTATCTCTCACAGTTGAAGCCAGAAGTGGAGTCACTCTACACACAACTCCACATGATGAAAGCTTCTTTGAAGGATGCAGATGCAATACTGTACAAAAGCGAGCGGGCTAAAGAGTGGGTAAAACAACTCAGAGAGTTGGCGTTCCAGGCAGAAGATGCCATCGACATGTTTGTATACAAAGTGGCAGCACAGAATCAGCCGGATAACATTGTTCAGAAAATCATCAAGTTCCTAAAACTTCTTATTGATTCTCATCAGCTAAGAGTAAACATTGAAGATATCAAAGGAAAGCTCAAAAGGCTTTTCGATGAAAGAACAAGTTTTGATATCAAGGCTTTAGGGTTGTTTGATATTAAGCCACCCCCTTTAGTATCTACTCAAGCACATCAACCTGAGCCTATCGGTATCGTCGGCTTTGATACCGAAGCAGAAGAGCTTGCGAACTTGCTGATGGAAAAAGAGCCCCTTAAACCTTTCGGTGTTGTCTCAATTACCGGCATGGGTGGATTAGGAAAATCTACCCTTGCTAGAAAAGTCTTCAATAGAGATGATGTGAAAAG ATATCTTTACAAATACCATAAGGAGTCATGTTCCACAGAGCTTTTCCTTTACAAAGTAATAACacctgagaagaagaagaagaagatgatggtgGCTTTATGCGAGAAGTCGCAATTGATTATGATTCAAACCCGAAATGATTTCAATTTGTGGTTTGCCATTTTTTCTTCTCACGAGGAAATGCTTGAACCTTAA